From Sphaerochaeta sp., a single genomic window includes:
- the ruvC gene encoding crossover junction endodeoxyribonuclease RuvC → MRILGIDPGYAETGWGVVETDGQHRRPVSYGVIRTTPDMADQMRIHTIANAIGQLVIDQKIDVCGMEDIFFTKNISSAISVAKVIGAACHQLALQQIPARLFSPMTIKQTITGVGSADKNQVQQMVRILLGLPAIPKPDHAADALAAALCLATFVATDDQMGRPKP, encoded by the coding sequence ATGAGAATTCTGGGAATTGATCCAGGATATGCAGAGACAGGCTGGGGTGTTGTCGAAACGGATGGACAGCATCGCCGGCCTGTTTCGTATGGTGTCATCAGGACGACGCCGGATATGGCCGACCAGATGCGCATCCATACCATCGCCAATGCCATCGGACAGCTGGTCATCGACCAGAAGATTGATGTCTGTGGCATGGAGGATATTTTCTTCACCAAGAACATTTCCAGCGCCATTTCCGTGGCGAAAGTGATCGGCGCTGCGTGCCATCAACTGGCGCTGCAGCAGATTCCCGCCCGCCTGTTCAGTCCGATGACGATCAAACAGACCATCACCGGTGTGGGTTCGGCCGACAAGAACCAGGTGCAGCAGATGGTGCGGATCCTCTTGGGACTGCCCGCCATTCCCAAACCGGACCATGCCGCGGACGCTTTGGCCGCCGCGCTCTGTCTGGCCACATTCGTCGCCACGGATGACCAGATGGGTCGTCCAAAGCCCTAG
- a CDS encoding YebC/PmpR family DNA-binding transcriptional regulator codes for MSGHSKWSTIKHKKGIADAKRGQKFTKLIKEISVAAKNGSDPESNAALRTAILKARLENMPKDNIERAIKKGSGELGNTEFFELTYEGYAPGGIAIIIDALTDNKNRTASDVRSTLTKNGGSLGSTGSVSYLFKTKGILEYDASKYTEDQIMEAALEAGAEDVVTNDGVIEVTTSPADFPAVQAAMEKAGFQQESGEIEKIADQTILLDKEKAQKVMKIVERLEDLDDVQSVATNLELPDDYEDPEE; via the coding sequence ATGTCCGGCCATAGCAAATGGTCTACCATCAAACACAAAAAAGGAATCGCTGATGCAAAGCGCGGCCAGAAGTTCACGAAGCTGATCAAAGAGATCTCCGTCGCGGCGAAGAACGGATCTGATCCTGAATCCAATGCGGCTCTCCGCACCGCCATCCTGAAGGCGAGGCTGGAGAACATGCCCAAAGACAACATCGAGCGGGCGATCAAGAAGGGATCCGGAGAGCTTGGGAACACGGAGTTCTTTGAGCTTACCTACGAGGGATATGCTCCTGGTGGAATTGCCATCATCATCGATGCCTTGACGGACAACAAGAACCGGACCGCCAGTGATGTTCGTTCCACGTTGACCAAAAACGGTGGCTCGTTGGGATCCACCGGTTCCGTTTCCTATCTGTTCAAGACGAAAGGCATTCTGGAATACGATGCGTCCAAATACACCGAAGACCAGATCATGGAAGCCGCGTTGGAAGCGGGAGCCGAGGATGTCGTCACCAATGACGGTGTCATCGAGGTGACCACGTCTCCGGCGGATTTCCCTGCCGTGCAGGCGGCGATGGAGAAAGCTGGTTTCCAACAGGAAAGCGGTGAGATCGAGAAAATCGCTGACCAAACCATTCTCCTGGACAAGGAAAAAGCGCAGAAGGTGATGAAGATTGTCGAACGCCTTGAGGATCTGGATGATGTGCAAAGCGTGGCGACCAACCTTGAGTTGCCTGATGACTATGAGGATCCTGAAGAGTGA
- the hemW gene encoding radical SAM family heme chaperone HemW translates to MTSLYLHLPFCTRWCAYCAFYSEEYGTWKDLHTPYIERLRREIEESVKKYGPFDTIFLGGGNPFCLPSEEIASLLKAAGPSRETTVEMNPESLEERYEPLFAEGLVSRVSMGIQSMRPDFLSLLGRNSDRKTNERGIARLMNLKASYGIQVNFDLITCIPTETIADATDDIDQLLAVSDPDHLSVYSLTLEPKTALARRVRAGEMRMPDGHLQADMLFAVWNHLKEKGFVHYEVSNFARDGAFCQHNLRYWRLQPYLGLGSHAASRLQLPQGFTEVSNTQNLSAFAHGKVGSGYKERKLTGAEEMEEFLLTNLRTIWGIDKQRFEARFHQSFDGMFHSVIRALPLEWFHDNDQAFSLSEQGMMVLDEVILRLAMML, encoded by the coding sequence ATGACCAGTCTGTACCTCCATCTTCCGTTCTGCACCCGTTGGTGCGCGTACTGCGCTTTCTACAGTGAGGAATACGGTACATGGAAAGATCTCCACACGCCTTATATCGAAAGGTTACGACGGGAGATTGAGGAATCCGTCAAGAAGTATGGTCCGTTTGATACGATCTTCCTGGGAGGGGGGAATCCGTTCTGTCTTCCCTCGGAAGAGATCGCATCCCTTCTCAAAGCCGCGGGCCCCAGCAGGGAGACGACGGTGGAGATGAATCCTGAGTCGTTGGAGGAGCGGTACGAACCGCTGTTCGCCGAAGGCCTTGTCAGCAGGGTCAGCATGGGGATCCAGAGCATGCGTCCCGACTTTCTTTCTTTGCTTGGGCGAAACAGTGACAGGAAAACGAACGAGCGTGGCATCGCGCGGTTGATGAATTTGAAAGCTTCCTATGGCATCCAGGTGAATTTTGATCTGATCACCTGCATCCCGACGGAGACGATTGCCGATGCGACGGATGACATCGACCAACTGCTTGCCGTCTCCGATCCTGATCATCTGTCCGTCTACAGCCTTACCCTGGAACCAAAGACCGCGCTTGCCCGAAGGGTGAGGGCGGGGGAGATGCGGATGCCGGACGGACACCTGCAGGCGGACATGCTGTTTGCCGTCTGGAATCATCTGAAGGAGAAAGGGTTTGTACATTACGAGGTTTCCAACTTCGCCCGGGATGGGGCGTTCTGCCAGCACAATCTCCGCTATTGGCGTCTGCAGCCGTATCTGGGGTTAGGCAGCCATGCGGCGTCCCGTCTCCAGCTCCCCCAAGGGTTTACTGAAGTGAGCAACACGCAGAATCTTTCAGCCTTCGCCCATGGCAAGGTGGGATCGGGATATAAAGAGAGGAAGTTGACTGGGGCGGAGGAGATGGAAGAGTTCCTGCTGACCAACCTGCGCACCATCTGGGGCATCGACAAACAGCGGTTTGAAGCGCGGTTCCATCAGTCGTTCGACGGGATGTTCCATTCCGTGATCCGCGCTCTCCCTTTGGAGTGGTTTCATGACAACGATCAGGCTTTTTCATTGTCAGAACAAGGGATGATGGTGCTGGATGAGGTGATATTGCGCCTTGCGATGATGTTGTAG
- the lepB gene encoding signal peptidase I, with product MNKFLLVIQTKTETYLTLRKARKAYQKANQKPRTFVGELLSWLDALLFAIVVVILINQYLFQLFVIPSPSMVHTLEIGDRVFVGKNSYGLELYSAGRKIGTKNRMVHRDNIITFYNPEYPNKGVFFNVLSQFIYSGTFTLVNIDRNEDGSVAERLLVKRAVGFPEEVIRFNEGNVMIRKAGSTTFQTENSFRKENGLSEAPIRSLDEGQYEGIKAWGALYAYQELGVKQTPGYLASAYGTLQNTRYPEDMYQFEAARSRTKTLFDPSDSAARSASAVYQEGLYVGKGQVLPLGDNRDNSRDGRYFGPVWQKNVNGRVLFRFWPLSRISYLGNK from the coding sequence ATGAACAAGTTCCTGCTCGTCATCCAGACCAAGACGGAAACGTACCTCACGTTGCGCAAAGCGCGCAAGGCATACCAGAAAGCCAATCAAAAGCCCCGTACGTTTGTCGGTGAGTTGCTTTCCTGGTTGGACGCGTTGCTGTTCGCCATCGTGGTGGTGATTCTGATCAACCAGTATCTGTTCCAGCTGTTTGTCATCCCTTCCCCCTCAATGGTCCACACATTGGAGATCGGGGACAGGGTGTTCGTCGGGAAGAACAGCTATGGGTTGGAATTGTATTCCGCCGGCAGGAAGATCGGCACCAAAAACCGGATGGTCCATCGGGACAACATCATTACCTTTTATAATCCGGAATACCCAAACAAGGGCGTGTTCTTCAATGTGCTCTCCCAGTTCATCTACAGCGGTACGTTCACGTTGGTGAACATCGACCGCAACGAGGATGGATCGGTGGCGGAGCGCCTTCTGGTCAAGCGCGCCGTGGGTTTCCCGGAAGAAGTGATCCGTTTCAACGAAGGGAACGTGATGATCCGCAAAGCTGGATCCACCACGTTCCAGACGGAAAATTCCTTTCGAAAGGAAAACGGTCTTTCCGAGGCTCCGATCCGATCCCTTGATGAAGGACAGTACGAAGGCATCAAGGCGTGGGGTGCGTTGTACGCCTACCAGGAACTTGGGGTGAAACAGACACCCGGCTATCTCGCCTCCGCCTATGGCACGTTGCAGAACACCCGATATCCTGAAGACATGTATCAGTTCGAAGCGGCCCGCAGCCGCACAAAAACGCTGTTTGATCCCAGTGACAGTGCAGCACGTTCGGCGAGCGCCGTGTACCAGGAAGGGCTGTACGTCGGGAAAGGCCAGGTGTTGCCGCTGGGCGACAACCGTGACAACAGCAGGGACGGACGGTACTTCGGACCGGTCTGGCAGAAGAATGTCAACGGACGTGTCCTGTTCCGCTTCTGGCCGCTCTCCCGCATCTCGTATCTCGGAAACAAATGA
- a CDS encoding formylglycine-generating enzyme family protein, translating into MQPGLYLLILYLLLIAAVLFVIGFLPGVVRGGRYVTFQGTLSDSGVYVDDIYLGSTDYQYFIGSGTHQITVRKADIVVTRINLSIDHPVFFTWLFHRTRRVDLPITETLSQAEKQAIIRFDLEEIARYSAITTFDSVTVYPPLFANLQTDVEELGIDPSVYGLAGAYITSNEMYQDAKSVTTDDTLFIKELSVAGTLFGEEASNGMAGEPAVLTETDRKRVSLDAGDFTIDGIAYQSATFVMGGETKASYPDVNQAGVTLDVPSFAIATLPVSQWLWARFIQDNPTWAKTNVKELSEQGYVDENYLASLTLTTAFSPTGRPVYNISYSAAQAFCQWLSLLTGKEVFLPSEAQWSLAAQGVTDYRQTLTLDDDGSTTPSSLLGGVWELTDTRYIPLSRLCGYTEIHQLADRWNMDGDVIVKGGSYLNSGITASQVGVVRREACGDQLGVRIAWTVDNGKN; encoded by the coding sequence ATGCAGCCGGGCCTGTATCTGTTGATCCTCTACCTTCTTCTCATCGCCGCGGTGCTCTTTGTGATCGGGTTCCTGCCGGGGGTTGTCCGCGGTGGGCGGTATGTCACGTTCCAAGGTACGCTCTCTGACAGCGGCGTGTACGTGGATGACATCTATCTCGGATCCACCGATTACCAGTATTTCATTGGCTCGGGAACGCATCAGATTACCGTGAGGAAAGCGGATATCGTAGTGACGCGCATCAACCTTTCCATCGACCATCCGGTGTTCTTCACCTGGCTGTTCCATCGCACCAGAAGGGTGGACCTTCCCATCACTGAAACGCTCAGCCAAGCGGAAAAACAAGCCATCATCCGTTTCGACCTTGAAGAAATCGCCCGGTACAGCGCCATCACGACGTTTGACAGCGTGACGGTCTACCCTCCCCTGTTCGCCAACCTCCAGACGGATGTGGAAGAATTGGGAATCGATCCCTCGGTCTATGGTCTGGCTGGCGCCTACATCACCAGCAATGAGATGTATCAGGACGCAAAGTCCGTCACCACGGATGACACGCTGTTCATCAAGGAACTCTCCGTGGCCGGCACGTTGTTTGGAGAAGAGGCGAGCAATGGAATGGCAGGAGAACCGGCGGTCCTCACCGAGACGGACCGCAAACGGGTTTCGCTGGATGCGGGGGACTTCACCATTGACGGCATCGCCTACCAATCCGCCACGTTCGTCATGGGCGGGGAAACAAAGGCTTCCTATCCCGATGTCAACCAGGCGGGTGTGACGCTGGATGTTCCTTCGTTCGCCATCGCGACGCTTCCCGTCTCCCAATGGCTATGGGCGCGATTCATACAGGACAACCCAACGTGGGCCAAGACCAATGTCAAGGAACTGTCGGAGCAAGGTTACGTGGATGAAAACTACCTGGCTTCCTTGACGTTAACCACTGCATTCTCCCCGACGGGAAGACCGGTGTACAACATCAGTTACTCCGCGGCGCAGGCGTTCTGCCAGTGGCTTTCCCTTCTGACCGGGAAAGAAGTGTTCCTTCCCAGTGAGGCACAGTGGAGCCTTGCGGCGCAAGGAGTTACCGATTACCGGCAGACATTGACGCTGGATGATGATGGCTCGACTACCCCCTCTTCCCTGCTTGGGGGCGTGTGGGAATTGACGGATACCCGCTACATTCCCCTTTCCCGTCTCTGTGGGTACACGGAAATCCACCAGCTTGCCGACCGCTGGAATATGGATGGGGATGTGATCGTCAAAGGCGGAAGTTATCTGAACAGTGGCATCACGGCATCCCAGGTCGGTGTCGTACGGCGTGAAGCGTGCGGAGACCAACTGGGAGTGCGCATCGCATGGACGGTGGACAATGGGAAAAATTGA
- the smpB gene encoding SsrA-binding protein SmpB, with amino-acid sequence MGKIDKNEFKFLQKNKKAYFNYEIVEDLECGISLEGTEVKSIREGRFSFGDSYITADEHGLKLIGFTIQPYTHGNINNHEPTRTRRLLAHKMEIKHLRRKVDERGFTLVPLEVYLKGNLVKMKIALCRGKNVRDKKETIKARDMERDTRRELKQLQY; translated from the coding sequence ATGGGAAAAATTGACAAAAACGAGTTCAAGTTCTTGCAGAAGAACAAGAAAGCATATTTCAACTATGAGATCGTGGAAGATCTGGAATGTGGCATTTCTTTGGAAGGAACCGAAGTGAAATCCATCCGGGAAGGACGGTTTTCGTTTGGTGACAGCTATATCACGGCGGATGAACACGGCCTGAAGTTGATCGGTTTCACCATCCAACCGTACACGCATGGGAACATCAACAACCATGAACCTACCAGAACCCGGAGGCTGCTTGCCCATAAGATGGAGATCAAGCACCTCAGACGCAAAGTGGATGAGCGTGGTTTCACGCTCGTTCCGCTGGAAGTCTACCTGAAAGGGAATTTGGTGAAAATGAAGATCGCCCTCTGCCGCGGCAAGAATGTCCGCGACAAGAAGGAAACGATCAAAGCCCGCGACATGGAGCGAGACACCCGTCGCGAGCTGAAACAACTGCAGTACTGA
- a CDS encoding acyl--CoA ligase, with translation MAKNKYKDVYPWKVLDQYRGTDFQGEWPTIPELFDLSTKRFPHNKCFTSIIPEKEEYDYTQVHELVTAIGNYLVKLGVKKGDKVAVSGKNSPQWAIAYLGIAYSGAIIVPLDYALHDDEMEKLMAFAGVSYLFIDKERINDIDKDGKVGLKGKFSLEKGDPDHPYVFDCIEKENLPREKAVETDTAAILFTSGTTGTPKGVMLSHRNLISDTFICTYYMPLYESDVFYAILPIHHAYTMVAVFFETWSVGASCVFGKRLIVSIMLKELHEGKVTMFLGVPMLFNKMIGALLSGIRKKGIVVYGVVRFLMGFSGLVKKMFGVNIGKKMFKGLLAKLSLDTNRICICGAGPLPASTLRHFNQLGIDFVQGYGLTEASPITHLNPPWHYKETSVGTKFLQEEVKIVDPDSDGNGLIYIKGPNIMQGYYHNEEATKEVLSDDGWLNTGDVGHQDDESYLFLTGRAKNIIVTEGGKNVFPEEIEDHFQLYDDIDTICVTSYLIDKETKSEGIRAIIYPSAAYTKATKEANPDSWEKVIQKHMEDIVEEVNRDLQSYKKITRVLVTYEPLPLTSTKKVKRFLVHKMYGD, from the coding sequence ATGGCCAAAAACAAATATAAGGATGTCTACCCTTGGAAAGTGTTGGACCAATACCGAGGAACGGATTTCCAAGGGGAGTGGCCGACCATTCCAGAGCTTTTTGACCTGAGTACCAAAAGGTTTCCACACAACAAATGCTTCACGTCCATCATTCCCGAAAAAGAGGAATACGATTACACCCAAGTGCACGAACTGGTGACCGCAATAGGCAACTACCTGGTGAAGCTTGGAGTTAAGAAAGGTGACAAAGTCGCCGTTTCCGGAAAAAACAGTCCGCAATGGGCCATCGCCTATCTTGGCATCGCCTATAGTGGCGCGATCATCGTGCCGCTGGATTATGCGTTGCATGATGATGAGATGGAGAAGCTCATGGCGTTCGCTGGAGTTTCCTATCTGTTCATCGACAAGGAACGGATCAACGACATCGACAAGGATGGCAAGGTAGGGTTGAAAGGAAAGTTCTCCTTGGAAAAAGGGGATCCTGACCATCCCTATGTATTTGATTGCATCGAGAAGGAGAATCTGCCTCGTGAAAAGGCAGTGGAGACGGATACCGCAGCCATCCTGTTCACCAGCGGTACGACGGGTACTCCCAAGGGCGTCATGCTGAGCCATCGCAACCTGATCTCCGATACCTTCATCTGTACGTATTACATGCCGTTGTATGAATCGGATGTATTCTACGCGATTCTTCCCATTCATCACGCATACACCATGGTTGCTGTCTTCTTTGAGACCTGGTCGGTGGGGGCTTCTTGCGTGTTCGGCAAACGGCTCATCGTCAGCATCATGCTGAAGGAACTGCATGAGGGGAAGGTGACGATGTTCCTTGGTGTGCCGATGCTGTTCAACAAAATGATTGGCGCGTTGCTCTCTGGCATCCGGAAGAAAGGCATCGTCGTCTACGGTGTGGTGCGGTTCTTGATGGGTTTCTCCGGCTTGGTGAAGAAGATGTTTGGCGTCAATATCGGAAAGAAAATGTTCAAAGGACTTCTTGCAAAACTTTCGTTGGACACCAACCGGATCTGCATCTGCGGAGCAGGGCCGCTTCCTGCTTCCACCTTGCGCCATTTCAACCAGCTCGGTATTGATTTTGTTCAGGGATATGGACTTACCGAGGCAAGCCCCATCACCCATCTCAATCCACCCTGGCATTACAAGGAAACATCCGTGGGAACCAAGTTCCTGCAGGAAGAGGTGAAGATCGTGGATCCTGATTCAGATGGAAACGGCCTGATCTACATCAAGGGACCGAACATCATGCAGGGGTACTACCATAACGAGGAAGCCACCAAGGAAGTGCTCTCTGACGATGGCTGGCTGAACACCGGGGACGTCGGACACCAGGATGACGAATCCTATCTGTTCCTTACCGGACGGGCGAAGAACATCATCGTCACCGAAGGCGGCAAGAACGTCTTCCCCGAGGAGATCGAGGATCATTTCCAGCTGTACGATGATATTGATACCATCTGCGTGACCAGTTATCTGATCGACAAGGAGACGAAGAGCGAAGGCATCCGTGCCATCATCTACCCATCCGCAGCGTATACCAAGGCAACCAAGGAAGCCAATCCTGATTCGTGGGAGAAGGTGATCCAGAAGCACATGGAGGATATCGTCGAGGAAGTGAACCGGGATCTCCAGTCGTACAAGAAGATCACCCGGGTGTTGGTTACCTATGAACCGCTTCCGCTGACCTCCACCAAGAAGGTCAAACGGTTCCTGGTCCACAAGATGTACGGCGATTGA
- a CDS encoding MgtC/SapB family protein, with protein MAHLTTGTVIVKVLFALVCSGILGLQRTRKRRPAGVRTYMLVSLGAALTIMTSQYIAAEIGQTDITRLGAQVVSGIGFLGAGTILFTGYRQIKGLTTAAGLWASACLGLAIGAGFIYGALITCAAIFFCMTVMEHFEHRFIMKAKTVHVFILFRSMNDLTPFLKMCKEKQFSIDDFDTASQSAATQSVLLTISYKKNLTHAQVLEQMQTCEGIILIEEY; from the coding sequence ATGGCGCACTTAACCACGGGTACGGTCATTGTCAAAGTATTGTTTGCCTTAGTGTGCAGTGGAATTCTTGGTTTGCAACGCACTCGGAAACGGAGACCCGCCGGAGTGAGGACGTACATGCTTGTTTCTCTGGGGGCGGCGCTCACCATCATGACAAGCCAGTACATCGCGGCGGAAATAGGGCAGACGGATATCACCCGGCTCGGAGCGCAGGTCGTCAGTGGCATCGGTTTCCTCGGTGCGGGGACAATCCTGTTCACCGGCTATCGCCAGATCAAAGGACTGACGACTGCTGCCGGACTTTGGGCGTCTGCATGTCTTGGCCTGGCCATCGGGGCGGGATTCATTTATGGAGCTTTGATAACCTGTGCCGCAATCTTCTTCTGCATGACGGTAATGGAACACTTTGAACACCGGTTCATCATGAAAGCGAAAACAGTCCATGTATTCATTCTGTTTCGCTCAATGAATGACCTTACTCCGTTCTTGAAGATGTGTAAGGAAAAACAGTTCAGCATCGATGACTTCGATACCGCAAGCCAATCCGCAGCCACCCAATCCGTGTTGCTTACCATCTCATACAAGAAGAATCTTACCCATGCCCAGGTTCTGGAACAAATGCAGACCTGTGAGGGAATCATTTTGATCGAAGAGTATTGA
- a CDS encoding site-specific integrase — MNKKSIEVLRKEMGDQTVEPLLRKEDAEALCARYLERSLHTAPTQRTVASYMMEFYDWDTSPYIARRRTLDPESISRDYMATRKNLLLNHAIPLFPPTLTLDHLTVGVLEDLQYHLVASGKLAKNTVNMIMQAVLFALREAQRRGEIPQQVLLSIQPLKAKERIRGVMTETETHAYLQAAKNMQNKRIWLSATVSLLTGMRSGELRALTARQIGDGFITIDRAYADLQGEKRPKGKKTRIVPCPQFLCDQLRDFAHTNPYRFKETLVFWSAKGGSYVSSHYFCEIFHRALREAHILTKEEISQRNITFHSFRHMANTLLRGSVDEYVLRMTIGHSSEQLSDLYTHLSQKALENVALAQKNNILLLVETSDAETPSQATIESSPMCSSTSKQESTFALGQKFFKSWAMFPPWVPSWVQNGMMVFPAQENVSRNVAIGGAKVPYQLGVPMNSVS; from the coding sequence ATGAACAAGAAAAGCATTGAGGTGCTCCGGAAAGAAATGGGAGACCAAACGGTTGAGCCGCTTCTCCGTAAAGAAGACGCCGAAGCGCTTTGTGCGCGTTATCTGGAACGTTCGCTTCATACCGCACCGACACAACGAACGGTAGCGAGCTATATGATGGAATTCTATGATTGGGATACCAGTCCGTATATTGCGCGACGCCGTACGCTGGATCCCGAATCCATCTCAAGGGATTACATGGCGACACGAAAGAATCTGCTTCTCAACCACGCCATTCCTCTCTTCCCACCCACACTGACATTGGATCACCTAACGGTCGGCGTGTTGGAAGATCTGCAATATCATCTGGTGGCGTCTGGAAAACTTGCAAAGAATACGGTGAACATGATCATGCAGGCAGTGTTGTTCGCCCTGCGGGAAGCACAACGGCGAGGGGAGATTCCCCAACAAGTTTTGTTGTCCATCCAACCCCTGAAGGCGAAAGAACGAATCCGTGGGGTAATGACGGAAACGGAAACCCATGCGTATCTTCAGGCGGCGAAGAACATGCAGAACAAACGCATCTGGCTATCCGCCACCGTATCCCTCCTCACGGGAATGCGCAGCGGTGAATTGCGTGCGCTGACTGCTCGGCAGATCGGCGACGGTTTCATCACCATCGACCGGGCGTATGCCGATCTCCAGGGGGAGAAACGCCCCAAGGGCAAAAAAACGCGTATCGTACCCTGCCCCCAGTTCCTCTGTGACCAGTTACGGGACTTTGCCCACACCAATCCGTATCGTTTCAAAGAAACATTGGTGTTTTGGAGTGCGAAGGGAGGTTCCTACGTATCTTCCCATTATTTCTGTGAAATCTTTCATCGAGCTTTGAGGGAAGCGCATATCCTGACCAAAGAAGAAATTTCTCAACGGAACATCACGTTCCACTCATTCCGCCATATGGCCAATACGCTGCTTCGGGGATCGGTGGATGAATACGTGCTCAGGATGACCATCGGGCACTCCAGCGAGCAGCTCTCTGATCTCTACACCCACCTCTCGCAGAAAGCGCTGGAGAACGTAGCGCTTGCGCAGAAGAACAACATCCTCCTCTTGGTGGAAACCTCAGATGCCGAGACTCCAAGCCAGGCAACGATTGAATCTTCCCCCATGTGCTCATCCACTTCAAAACAGGAAAGCACGTTCGCCTTGGGACAAAAGTTCTTCAAATCCTGGGCGATGTTCCCTCCATGGGTTCCATCGTGGGTGCAGAACGGAATGATGGTCTTCCCTGCGCAGGAAAACGTATCCAGAAACGTGGCGATCGGAGGTGCGAAGGTTCCATACCAATTGGGGGTCCCGATGAACAGCGTGTCATAG
- a CDS encoding MATE family efflux transporter, whose product MKQVDFSRGSITQNVAQVAVPMLVADLLSLLYNIVDRIYIGRIPGEGTIALAGVGLCFPIITLILAFTSLYGVGGAPICAFHRGQGDKVSAERVMNTSFVLLCTTGIVLMVIAYLTMRPMLFAFGASDVTIQYAIPYLQIYLYGTIPSMIASGMNPFINAQGFPGVGMLTIFIGALANIVLDPLFIFTFGMGVRGAAIATVISQCLSMVIVLVFLTRGKAELRILPSVFRHIRQKDVGNIVGLGFSSFIMKFTNSLVAIVCNMMLSWYGGDTYISIYTIISSVRQILEVPVGSFTDGSSPVISFNDGAKRYDRVKGAIRIATLWAVGYTAVIWLLIFIRPGMFIRIFSSDDALVQEASAAMHLYFFAFLFQSLQSSGQNVFKSLNMKKQAIFFSLFRKVIMVVPLTLILPRFLGSNGVFLAEPISNLIGGSACFLTMYLTVYRKLGTQI is encoded by the coding sequence ATGAAGCAGGTTGATTTTTCCCGAGGTTCCATTACCCAGAATGTCGCGCAGGTAGCTGTCCCAATGCTTGTCGCGGATCTTCTCAGCCTGCTGTACAACATCGTCGACCGGATCTACATCGGACGCATTCCCGGAGAAGGAACCATCGCGCTTGCCGGAGTCGGCCTCTGTTTCCCCATCATCACCTTGATCCTCGCGTTCACCAGCCTGTACGGTGTGGGTGGTGCACCCATCTGCGCATTCCATCGTGGCCAAGGAGACAAGGTTTCTGCAGAGCGGGTGATGAATACCTCGTTCGTCCTGCTTTGCACGACAGGAATCGTACTGATGGTGATCGCCTACCTGACCATGCGCCCCATGCTTTTTGCGTTCGGCGCCTCGGATGTCACCATCCAATATGCCATTCCGTACCTCCAGATTTACCTGTATGGCACCATTCCATCAATGATCGCATCGGGCATGAATCCGTTCATCAACGCCCAAGGATTCCCCGGCGTTGGGATGCTGACCATTTTCATCGGCGCGCTCGCCAACATCGTGCTCGACCCCCTGTTCATCTTCACCTTCGGCATGGGGGTCCGAGGAGCCGCCATCGCCACGGTGATCTCCCAATGTCTTTCCATGGTGATCGTCCTGGTGTTCCTTACCCGAGGAAAGGCGGAACTGCGTATCCTCCCTTCGGTATTCCGTCATATCCGGCAAAAGGATGTGGGAAACATTGTCGGCCTGGGATTTTCCAGTTTCATCATGAAGTTCACCAACAGTCTTGTGGCAATCGTCTGCAACATGATGCTTTCCTGGTATGGCGGCGACACCTACATATCCATCTACACCATCATCTCTTCGGTACGCCAGATCCTGGAGGTACCGGTAGGATCATTCACCGATGGTTCTTCCCCGGTGATCAGCTTCAACGATGGAGCGAAGCGGTATGACCGGGTCAAGGGAGCCATACGCATCGCAACACTCTGGGCGGTGGGCTACACCGCGGTGATCTGGCTTCTGATCTTCATCCGTCCCGGGATGTTCATCCGTATCTTCAGTTCTGACGACGCGCTGGTACAGGAAGCATCGGCTGCCATGCACCTGTATTTCTTCGCCTTCTTGTTCCAGTCACTGCAGTCCAGCGGACAGAATGTGTTCAAATCCTTGAACATGAAAAAGCAGGCCATCTTCTTTTCCTTGTTCCGGAAGGTGATCATGGTGGTGCCCCTGACGTTGATCCTCCCCCGCTTCCTTGGTTCCAACGGGGTATTCCTCGCCGAGCCGATCTCCAATCTGATCGGAGGTTCCGCCTGTTTCCTCACCATGTACCTGACCGTGTATCGGAAATTGGGGACTCAGATCTGA